In the genome of Candidatus Zymogenus saltonus, one region contains:
- a CDS encoding penicillin-binding protein activator — protein MNTKRLNAELGGLRAIVPVILAIFVLSSCITDTSGRGRRFPEPKSGMVETYRAAETDFKSGRYSEALNGYLVCIEEYPANTLTDNALVRAGDIYLARGDLSSARTHYLRVVQEFVSSDSYDEARYKLGYVYFKSEKYSDAVGILSSLVRESEETWADNSIYLILARSYIKLGDTYQAVYWFSEAIDKAADISSKSEAKKELKLLVEEYLSETELIRVSENMEGKEAGGYASYVLAKRYIAEGELEYARTELLKIVRNQPDHEYYYEAQGLLKETQGAPTSSEITVGVILPLSGRASIFGRRVREGLELASGSKGFTEGPKVKLIFRDSKGDATTASYAVKELAGNNDVALIIGPMIKEAAIAAAEEAQRQSIPIITLTKERDITDIGPYVFRNFLTYPDEIRSLVRYVIQSKGLSRFAILYPEDDYGKVLKELFSREVSLYGCSVVGVKSYTSETADFRATMKELISATGSSKEKVTFDAIFIPDHYSSVGMIVPYVFFYDLKGVTLLGTDGWNNSNILDITGDMLIGSYFADSFTPHSDRPNVKSFVEDFKTVYGKEPGTYEAYGYDTIKMIQFLMRTQGVSKRDEMMPALLSIRDYKGVTGDTTIERNGDSTKEPFILTVIEAEAKPTLTITEEPEEGVAIAAEKKEEKKVNLIIVEVPGSYRR, from the coding sequence ATGAATACTAAAAGACTTAACGCGGAATTAGGGGGATTAAGGGCTATCGTCCCCGTGATTCTCGCGATCTTTGTCCTGTCATCCTGCATAACGGACACCTCCGGCAGGGGAAGACGCTTCCCCGAACCGAAGAGCGGCATGGTGGAGACATACCGTGCAGCCGAGACCGACTTCAAATCCGGGAGATATTCCGAGGCCCTGAACGGCTATCTGGTATGTATCGAGGAATACCCGGCCAACACCCTTACGGACAACGCGCTTGTCAGGGCCGGAGACATATATCTGGCCAGGGGAGACCTCTCTTCGGCCCGCACACACTATCTCAGGGTCGTTCAGGAATTCGTCTCGTCGGACAGCTACGACGAGGCCCGCTACAAGCTGGGATACGTGTACTTCAAGTCGGAAAAATACTCCGATGCCGTCGGGATACTCAGCTCTCTCGTCCGCGAGTCGGAGGAGACCTGGGCGGATAACTCGATATATCTGATCCTCGCAAGGAGCTACATCAAGCTGGGGGATACATACCAGGCAGTTTACTGGTTCTCCGAGGCGATAGACAAAGCCGCAGACATATCCTCTAAGAGCGAGGCAAAAAAAGAGCTCAAGCTCTTGGTGGAGGAATACCTGTCGGAGACGGAGCTTATCAGGGTATCCGAGAACATGGAGGGGAAGGAAGCCGGCGGCTACGCCTCCTACGTCCTGGCGAAGAGGTACATCGCAGAAGGCGAGCTTGAATACGCGAGAACGGAGCTCTTGAAGATAGTCAGAAACCAGCCCGACCACGAATACTATTACGAGGCCCAGGGCCTTTTGAAGGAGACCCAGGGCGCCCCGACGTCGAGCGAGATAACCGTTGGGGTGATTCTCCCCCTCTCCGGGCGCGCCTCGATATTCGGCAGAAGGGTAAGGGAGGGGCTCGAGCTCGCCTCAGGCAGCAAGGGCTTCACAGAGGGACCGAAGGTAAAACTCATCTTCAGGGACTCCAAGGGAGACGCCACAACGGCGTCCTACGCCGTCAAGGAGCTTGCGGGCAACAATGACGTCGCCCTGATAATCGGGCCGATGATCAAGGAGGCGGCCATCGCCGCCGCCGAGGAGGCCCAGCGCCAATCGATTCCGATAATCACCCTCACAAAGGAGAGGGATATCACCGATATAGGCCCTTATGTATTCAGAAATTTTCTAACATATCCTGACGAGATCCGCTCTCTGGTAAGGTACGTTATTCAGTCCAAGGGGCTTTCCCGGTTTGCCATCCTCTATCCGGAGGACGACTACGGCAAGGTCTTGAAGGAGCTTTTTTCCAGGGAGGTAAGCCTATACGGATGCAGCGTTGTCGGGGTCAAATCATACACGTCCGAAACGGCGGATTTCAGGGCCACCATGAAGGAACTCATCTCCGCCACCGGAAGCAGCAAGGAGAAGGTCACGTTCGACGCCATCTTCATCCCCGATCACTACAGCTCGGTTGGAATGATCGTGCCGTATGTCTTCTTCTACGACCTTAAAGGAGTCACCCTCCTTGGCACCGACGGCTGGAACAACTCAAATATCTTAGATATCACGGGCGATATGCTCATCGGTTCCTACTTCGCCGATTCCTTCACGCCGCACAGCGACAGACCCAATGTCAAGAGCTTCGTTGAAGATTTCAAGACCGTTTACGGAAAAGAGCCCGGAACCTACGAGGCCTACGGCTACGACACCATCAAGATGATACAGTTCCTCATGAGAACCCAGGGCGTAAGCAAAAGGGATGAGATGATGCCGGCCCTCCTTTCCATCAGGGACTACAAGGGCGTAACCGGAGATACCACGATAGAGAGAAACGGCGATTCCACCAAGGAGCCTTTTATTCTAACGGTAATCGAGGCCGAGGCGAAGCCGACCCTGACCATAACCGAGGAGCCGGAAGAGGGGGTCGCGATAGCAGCGGAGAAAAAGGAAGAGAAGAAGGTAAACCTGATCATAGTGGAGGTCCCGGGCTCATACCGGAGGTAG
- a CDS encoding thermonuclease family protein, with translation MRNVDINIKRAALIAALFIFSAFLAVPRLSPLYAQTPKTVYVKEVIDGDTIVLSDYRTVRYIGIDAPESGGLKPVEYYGIEAKKINKKLTEGKEVRLEADLERTDNYGRTLAYVYVDDMFVNLRLVELGAAVALPYPPNLKHYGELSHKMEIARKEGRGIWADVNRWVIPAEDAGRHIGLSKTVVGRVKRTEDKGFGVFLNFGEDFSTDFTVFIPANNLQYFKDEGIGDPASKYRGKVVETTGTIRERNGPSITVRHPGQIYIRR, from the coding sequence ATGCGTAATGTTGATATTAATATTAAGAGGGCGGCATTAATAGCCGCCCTTTTCATTTTTTCGGCTTTCCTCGCGGTTCCAAGGTTATCCCCTCTCTACGCCCAGACCCCAAAGACGGTTTACGTAAAAGAGGTAATCGACGGGGACACCATAGTGCTGTCCGACTACAGGACGGTCCGCTACATCGGGATCGACGCCCCGGAATCGGGGGGACTCAAGCCCGTGGAGTATTACGGGATCGAGGCCAAAAAAATCAACAAGAAGCTGACCGAGGGGAAAGAGGTTAGGCTCGAAGCCGACCTCGAGAGAACCGACAATTACGGGAGGACGCTCGCTTACGTGTACGTGGATGATATGTTCGTAAACCTGAGGCTGGTCGAGCTGGGGGCCGCCGTTGCCCTTCCATATCCCCCTAACTTAAAGCACTACGGTGAGCTCTCTCACAAGATGGAGATTGCCAGAAAAGAGGGGCGAGGCATATGGGCGGATGTCAACAGATGGGTGATACCCGCCGAAGACGCGGGAAGACACATCGGCCTTTCAAAGACTGTGGTGGGAAGGGTAAAACGTACGGAAGACAAGGGCTTCGGCGTCTTTTTGAACTTCGGCGAGGATTTCTCCACCGACTTCACGGTCTTTATACCGGCGAATAATCTCCAATATTTTAAAGACGAGGGGATCGGCGATCCCGCATCCAAATACAGGGGAAAGGTCGTGGAGACGACCGGAACGATAAGGGAGCGCAACGGACCCTCGATAACCGTCAGGCACCCTGGTCAAATATATATCAGGAGATAG
- a CDS encoding homocysteine biosynthesis protein: protein MGKYQVEKSIEEINQKIKSGKVVVVTAEEMVDIVRSEGEVNAAKRVDVVTTGTFGPMCSSGAFFNFGHSTPKIRASRVLLNNVPAYSGIAAVDFYLGVTEPSLDDPLNKVYPGHFPYGGGHVIQDLVAGERVEFVAESYGTDCYPSKVLKKKMGLKDFPYAMLLNPRNAYQNYNVGVNLGKKTIYTYMGVLRPNLQNANYCSAGVLSPLFNDPYFRTIGLGTRIFLGGGEGYVIWHGTQHNPKPVRGEKGVPMVPAGTLSVMGELKKMSPKFLVGVSLMGYGSSMAVGVGVPIPILNEEMAYHTSVSDEEITAQIVDYSVDYPQGTGKTLGTTTYAALKSGTIVLNGKEIQTVPLSSFVKAREIADILKDWIVKGNFYLTEPQVLIPSKK from the coding sequence ATGGGCAAATATCAGGTTGAAAAAAGCATTGAAGAGATCAACCAGAAGATCAAGAGCGGAAAGGTCGTGGTGGTCACCGCGGAGGAGATGGTCGATATAGTGAGAAGCGAGGGGGAGGTGAACGCCGCAAAGAGGGTGGACGTGGTCACGACAGGAACCTTCGGACCTATGTGCTCTTCCGGGGCTTTTTTCAACTTCGGTCACTCGACGCCCAAGATAAGGGCGTCAAGGGTACTTCTGAACAACGTCCCCGCCTATTCCGGGATTGCGGCGGTGGACTTCTATCTCGGGGTGACGGAGCCCTCCCTGGACGACCCCCTGAACAAAGTCTATCCGGGACATTTCCCGTACGGGGGGGGACACGTGATTCAGGACCTAGTGGCCGGGGAGAGGGTCGAATTCGTCGCCGAGTCCTACGGCACGGATTGCTACCCGAGCAAGGTCTTGAAAAAGAAGATGGGGCTCAAGGATTTCCCCTACGCGATGCTGTTAAATCCGAGAAACGCCTATCAGAACTACAACGTCGGGGTCAACCTGGGCAAAAAGACCATATATACTTATATGGGCGTTCTAAGGCCGAATCTCCAGAACGCCAACTACTGCAGCGCCGGCGTGCTGTCCCCTCTATTTAACGATCCCTACTTCAGGACGATCGGGCTCGGCACGAGGATATTTTTGGGCGGCGGAGAGGGCTACGTGATATGGCACGGGACCCAGCATAATCCGAAGCCGGTCAGAGGCGAGAAGGGCGTCCCCATGGTTCCCGCCGGGACCCTGTCCGTAATGGGGGAGCTAAAGAAGATGAGCCCCAAATTCCTCGTGGGGGTGAGCCTTATGGGGTACGGCAGCTCCATGGCCGTGGGGGTCGGGGTGCCGATCCCCATCCTCAACGAGGAGATGGCGTATCACACCTCCGTCTCCGACGAGGAGATAACGGCCCAGATCGTAGACTACAGCGTGGACTACCCCCAGGGAACCGGAAAGACCCTGGGGACGACCACCTACGCCGCCCTGAAATCGGGGACAATAGTCCTTAACGGGAAGGAGATACAGACGGTGCCCTTGTCGAGCTTTGTGAAGGCGCGTGAGATAGCCGACATTTTGAAGGATTGGATCGTGAAGGGGAATTTTTACCTGACCGAGCCGCAGGTCTTGATTCCGTCCAAGAAGTAG
- a CDS encoding bifunctional metallophosphatase/5'-nucleotidase translates to MSTSAAAEEVTFTILHTNDMHSHLLGHNPNIDYTPNTTNDDETLGGWARLATVINEEKAARTNTVFVMDAGDFLMGTLFHMISRDEAAELTLMKEMGYDFTTLGNHEFDLRPRGLSRILRSAVKKGGMPQILASNTVFDPEDEADDALEEDFEAGLVKRYVVIERDGIKIGLFGIIGTDAAEVAPFASPLSFGDMIETSREMVKLLREEEKVDIVICLSHSGLREDKDRSEDEILAKEVSGIDIIISGHSHTVVPDPILINNTIVVQAGEYGKFIGVLDFTVGDDKKVSLANYKLVSIDDSIKGDERITGLIEERKRIVERDVLTGLGLKFSQTVAETDYDMILKNEEVGIGNMATDAIRWAANKRVYDPADPLSRVRLSIQSNGLIRSNILVGKTGRVCVSDLFRVEPLGIGVDDTMSYPLVTFYLNAQEIKKAMEVPTSIYPIKGSDYYLQVSGLKVTYNPKRMIFDRVTEILIEEEDGSFVPLDYSSKNKELYRITTNYYNASFIKVVGSFTNNILTMVPKDRDGNRIEDLATERIDKDPATPGVQELKDWETIFEYVSTFEDGDGDGIKEISYRYKGAEGRFVPEPSLNPVKLLKRGNYLTWIAFTAVVVVLVIVFLIVYVPVKIVKRRKKK, encoded by the coding sequence ATGTCCACATCAGCCGCGGCGGAGGAGGTGACCTTCACGATACTGCACACTAACGATATGCACTCTCACCTCCTGGGCCACAACCCTAACATTGACTACACGCCGAACACGACAAACGACGACGAGACGCTGGGCGGCTGGGCGAGGCTGGCGACCGTTATAAATGAGGAGAAGGCGGCCCGCACAAACACCGTCTTTGTCATGGACGCCGGCGATTTCCTCATGGGGACCCTCTTTCACATGATAAGCAGGGACGAGGCGGCCGAGCTTACCCTCATGAAGGAAATGGGCTACGACTTCACCACCCTGGGAAACCACGAGTTCGACCTGAGGCCCAGAGGTCTCTCCCGCATCCTGAGGTCGGCCGTAAAGAAGGGGGGTATGCCCCAGATCCTGGCGTCGAACACCGTCTTTGATCCTGAGGATGAGGCGGACGACGCCCTCGAGGAGGACTTTGAGGCCGGACTCGTAAAGCGCTACGTCGTCATTGAGAGGGACGGGATAAAGATCGGGCTTTTCGGGATCATAGGCACCGACGCCGCCGAGGTGGCCCCCTTTGCCTCGCCCTTGTCCTTTGGCGATATGATCGAGACATCGAGGGAAATGGTAAAGCTCCTTCGCGAGGAGGAGAAGGTCGACATCGTTATTTGTCTCTCCCACAGCGGGTTGAGGGAGGACAAGGACAGGTCGGAGGATGAGATCCTTGCAAAAGAGGTCTCCGGAATCGACATCATCATCAGCGGACACAGCCATACGGTCGTCCCCGATCCTATCCTGATAAACAATACCATAGTTGTTCAGGCGGGGGAGTACGGCAAATTTATCGGTGTGTTGGATTTCACCGTGGGCGACGACAAAAAAGTATCCCTCGCAAATTACAAGCTCGTCAGCATCGATGACTCCATCAAGGGAGACGAGAGGATAACGGGGCTGATCGAGGAGAGGAAGAGGATTGTTGAGAGGGACGTCCTCACAGGCCTCGGCCTCAAGTTCTCCCAGACGGTCGCCGAGACCGATTACGACATGATCCTGAAAAACGAGGAGGTGGGGATCGGCAACATGGCCACTGACGCCATCCGCTGGGCCGCGAACAAGAGGGTTTACGACCCGGCCGATCCGTTGTCAAGAGTGAGGCTCTCCATCCAGTCAAACGGCCTCATCAGGAGCAACATCCTCGTAGGCAAGACCGGGCGTGTGTGCGTGTCCGACCTCTTCAGGGTCGAGCCGCTGGGTATCGGCGTCGACGACACGATGAGCTATCCCCTCGTGACCTTTTACCTAAACGCCCAGGAGATAAAAAAGGCGATGGAAGTACCCACGTCGATATATCCGATCAAGGGGAGCGACTACTACCTGCAGGTCTCCGGCTTAAAGGTTACGTACAATCCGAAGAGGATGATCTTCGACAGGGTTACGGAGATATTGATCGAAGAGGAAGACGGGAGCTTCGTCCCCCTCGACTACTCCTCTAAAAATAAGGAGCTCTACAGGATTACGACCAACTACTACAACGCGTCGTTTATCAAGGTCGTCGGGAGCTTCACGAATAATATCCTTACAATGGTCCCCAAGGACAGGGACGGAAATAGGATAGAAGACCTCGCCACGGAGAGGATAGACAAGGACCCGGCAACCCCAGGGGTTCAGGAGCTCAAGGATTGGGAGACGATCTTTGAATATGTATCCACCTTTGAGGACGGCGACGGCGACGGGATTAAGGAGATCTCCTATAGATATAAAGGGGCCGAGGGAAGATTTGTCCCCGAGCCGAGCCTCAATCCGGTGAAGCTACTGAAGAGGGGGAACTATCTGACCTGGATCGCGTTCACGGCGGTTGTCGTTGTCCTCGTCATAGTCTTTTTGATAGTCTACGTTCCTG
- a CDS encoding DNA alkylation repair protein, which yields MEKKDNSDKIYFAEEGIVKRLKEFADPKSVEGMARFGIDPDRALGVKVPEMRRLAREIRKGVSADDRHRLAKKLWDRKIRETMILAGMIAVPKNLTEELMEEWVGDFYDWETCDQSCANLFEKTPFAYDKAVEWSRREEEFVKRAGYVMMARLAVSDKKADDEAFTRFFSDIKRGALDERNMVKKAVNWAIRQIGKRNPSLNERAVQLSLEIKEIDSPTARWIAADALRELTSDAVLDRLKKKEKVK from the coding sequence ATGGAAAAGAAGGACAATTCCGACAAGATTTATTTTGCAGAGGAGGGTATCGTCAAGAGGCTCAAAGAGTTTGCCGATCCAAAATCGGTCGAGGGGATGGCGAGGTTCGGCATCGACCCCGACCGGGCCTTAGGGGTAAAAGTCCCGGAGATGAGAAGGCTCGCCCGGGAGATAAGGAAAGGAGTTTCCGCCGACGACCGCCACCGACTCGCCAAAAAGCTATGGGACAGGAAGATCAGAGAGACAATGATCCTGGCCGGGATGATCGCAGTGCCCAAAAACTTGACGGAGGAGCTGATGGAGGAGTGGGTAGGCGATTTTTACGACTGGGAGACATGCGACCAGAGTTGTGCCAACCTCTTTGAAAAGACCCCTTTTGCCTATGACAAAGCGGTAGAGTGGTCACGGCGGGAGGAGGAGTTCGTCAAGCGGGCGGGGTACGTCATGATGGCGAGGCTTGCGGTGAGCGACAAGAAGGCGGACGATGAGGCGTTCACCCGTTTTTTTTCAGATATAAAAAGGGGGGCTTTAGACGAAAGGAACATGGTCAAGAAGGCGGTCAACTGGGCGATCCGCCAGATCGGGAAGCGAAACCCGAGCCTTAACGAAAGGGCTGTTCAGCTCTCCCTCGAGATCAAGGAGATAGATTCGCCCACCGCAAGGTGGATCGCCGCGGACGCCCTGAGGGAGCTTACGAGCGACGCCGTTCTCGACCGCCTCAAGAAGAAGGAAAAAGTCAAATAG